The Cellulomonas sp. P24 genome contains a region encoding:
- a CDS encoding alkaline phosphatase family protein: MTAAALLGLTACSAPATGPGSPTRAETTPASTIAATAPPTTTSLPPGGAPTAITKVLTIVLENHGVAAVNRDMPRLVALAHQFGRTSNDRAVTHPSLPNYLALAGGSTFGVHDDAGPSAHPLTGPSVFDLAISHGRSARTYAEAMPTSCALESHGRYAVKHNPWTYFSDPESRRSCAVDDVPLGTTTSGRLASDIASGSLPTVGLAIPDLCNDAHDCGLATADAWVADWVSRIQQGTDWASGHLAVVVTFDEAETGSDNTVMTVVIAPTLHGAVVDQPLTHLSWTRWMSDLVNSPAPRDAADAPSLGAAFGL, from the coding sequence GTGACCGCCGCCGCACTGCTCGGCCTCACAGCGTGCAGCGCGCCGGCGACCGGACCGGGGAGCCCGACCAGGGCGGAGACGACACCCGCGTCGACGATCGCCGCCACCGCGCCTCCGACGACGACCTCCCTCCCACCCGGCGGAGCACCGACGGCCATCACCAAGGTCCTCACGATCGTCCTGGAGAACCACGGCGTCGCGGCGGTGAACCGCGACATGCCCCGTCTCGTGGCACTCGCGCACCAGTTCGGGCGGACGTCGAACGACCGCGCGGTGACGCACCCGTCGCTCCCGAACTACCTCGCCCTCGCCGGTGGATCCACGTTCGGCGTCCATGACGATGCGGGCCCGTCCGCCCACCCGCTCACAGGTCCGTCGGTGTTCGACCTCGCGATCAGCCACGGCCGGTCGGCACGAACCTATGCCGAGGCGATGCCGACGAGCTGTGCCCTCGAGAGCCACGGTCGCTACGCCGTCAAGCACAACCCGTGGACGTACTTCAGCGACCCCGAGTCACGCCGCAGCTGTGCCGTCGACGACGTGCCGCTGGGCACCACGACGTCAGGTCGGTTGGCATCCGACATCGCCAGCGGCTCACTCCCGACCGTCGGCCTGGCGATCCCGGACCTGTGCAACGACGCGCACGACTGCGGTCTGGCGACGGCCGACGCCTGGGTCGCGGACTGGGTCTCGCGCATCCAGCAAGGGACCGACTGGGCATCCGGTCACCTGGCCGTTGTCGTCACGTTCGACGAGGCCGAGACGGGCAGCGACAACACCGTGATGACCGTCGTGATCGCGCCGACGCTCCACGGGGCCGTTGTCGACCAGCCGCTGACCCACCTGTCGTGGACCCGCTGGATGAGCGACCTGGTCAACTCCCCCGCGCCTCGTGACGCGGCCGACGCTCCGTCGCTCGGAGCCGCCTTCGGCCTCTGA
- a CDS encoding 6-phosphofructokinase produces MSTHKRIGILTAGGDSPGLNAAIRGFGKTAIGHYGWELIGYRDGITGLVNNRHIPLDGAALSGILTVGGTILGTSRDKVHKFPVDGEPVDMVPTVVENYHKEGLDALILLGGGGTAKNAKRLVDAGLNVLHLPKTIDNDIAMTDTSFGFATALEIATDAIDRVHSTAHSHHRIILTELMGHRAGWLTLGAGLAGGADVILIPEIPYTVEKIVETIQARTARGSSFSVIAIAEGARDVDDTADFEAARLLAKSARTPEAARAAKSHLANVEDSQREHTFRLARELEAATGLESRVTILGYVQRGGTPCAADRLLATRIGAAAADLVAAGEFGFMVAARGEGTEPVPLSEVAGKVKTVPVDHEWVTAARKVGTGLGD; encoded by the coding sequence ATGTCCACGCACAAGCGAATCGGCATCCTCACCGCCGGCGGTGACAGCCCCGGGCTCAACGCCGCGATCCGCGGGTTCGGCAAGACCGCGATCGGCCACTACGGCTGGGAGCTGATCGGCTACCGGGACGGGATCACCGGCCTCGTCAACAACCGGCACATCCCCCTCGACGGCGCGGCCCTGTCCGGGATCCTCACCGTCGGCGGCACGATCCTGGGCACCAGCAGGGACAAGGTCCACAAGTTCCCCGTCGACGGCGAACCCGTCGACATGGTGCCGACCGTCGTGGAGAACTACCACAAGGAAGGTCTGGACGCCCTGATCCTCCTGGGCGGTGGCGGCACCGCGAAGAACGCCAAGCGCCTGGTCGACGCCGGCCTCAACGTCCTGCACCTGCCCAAGACCATCGACAACGACATCGCGATGACCGACACCAGCTTCGGCTTCGCCACCGCGCTCGAGATCGCCACCGACGCCATCGACCGTGTGCACTCCACGGCGCACAGCCACCACCGGATCATCCTCACCGAGCTCATGGGACACCGTGCAGGCTGGCTCACCCTGGGCGCAGGGTTGGCCGGCGGCGCTGACGTGATCCTGATCCCGGAGATCCCCTACACCGTCGAGAAGATCGTCGAGACGATTCAGGCCCGCACCGCGCGCGGCAGCTCGTTCAGCGTCATCGCGATCGCCGAGGGCGCACGCGACGTCGACGACACCGCCGACTTCGAGGCGGCCCGACTGCTCGCCAAGTCAGCGAGGACACCCGAGGCGGCACGTGCAGCGAAGTCGCACCTCGCGAACGTCGAGGACTCCCAGCGGGAGCACACGTTCCGCCTGGCTCGCGAGCTCGAGGCGGCAACCGGCCTCGAGTCACGAGTCACGATCCTCGGCTACGTCCAGCGCGGCGGCACACCGTGCGCTGCGGACCGCCTCCTGGCGACCAGGATCGGCGCCGCGGCAGCCGACCTCGTCGCGGCCGGGGAGTTCGGTTTCATGGTCGCGGCGCGCGGCGAGGGCACCGAGCCGGTGCCCCTCTCCGAGGTCGCCGGCAAGGTCAAGACCGTGCCGGTCGACCACGAGTGGGTCACAGCCGCACGCAAGGTCGGCACCGGCCTGGGCGACTGA
- a CDS encoding aldo/keto reductase yields the protein MHARTLGQGLQVSAIGLGAMGMSTGYGPNPGDRDDMIAVLRGAVERGVTFIDTAEVYGPYVNEELVGEALAPVRDQVVIATKFGWDIIDGRSQGTDSRPEQIRRVADASLRRLRTDVIDLFYQHRVDPDVPIEDVAGTVKELIDAGKVRHFGLSEAGAATIRRAHAVQPVTAVQSEYSLWTRDPEPAVLPTCAELGIGFVPFSPLGRGFLTGTMDLTTTFTEGDIRTRVPRFAAENRAANAAIVDHVRALASARNATPGQVALAWLLAQQPWIVPIPGTRHLARVDENAAATTVPLSADEVAFLDALATRVGVQGNRYDDAGLAMVGL from the coding sequence ATGCACGCACGCACTCTCGGCCAAGGCTTGCAGGTCTCAGCCATCGGCCTCGGGGCCATGGGCATGTCCACGGGCTACGGCCCCAACCCCGGCGACCGCGACGACATGATCGCCGTGCTGCGCGGCGCCGTCGAGCGCGGCGTCACGTTCATCGACACCGCCGAGGTCTACGGGCCGTACGTCAACGAGGAGCTCGTCGGCGAGGCCCTCGCACCGGTGCGCGACCAGGTCGTGATCGCAACCAAGTTCGGCTGGGACATCATCGACGGACGCTCCCAGGGCACCGACTCCCGACCCGAGCAGATCCGCCGCGTGGCCGATGCCTCCCTGCGCCGGCTGCGCACCGACGTCATCGACCTCTTCTACCAGCACCGCGTCGACCCGGACGTTCCCATCGAGGACGTCGCCGGCACCGTCAAGGAGCTCATCGACGCGGGGAAGGTGCGCCACTTCGGCCTCTCGGAGGCGGGTGCCGCGACCATCCGCCGTGCCCACGCCGTGCAACCGGTGACCGCCGTGCAGTCGGAGTACTCGCTGTGGACCCGCGACCCCGAGCCCGCGGTGCTGCCGACATGCGCCGAGCTCGGCATCGGGTTCGTGCCGTTCAGCCCGCTGGGCAGGGGCTTCCTCACCGGCACGATGGACCTCACCACAACCTTCACCGAGGGTGACATTCGCACCCGGGTGCCCCGGTTCGCCGCGGAGAACCGCGCCGCCAACGCGGCGATCGTCGATCACGTCCGCGCCCTTGCATCCGCCCGGAACGCCACCCCGGGTCAGGTCGCCCTCGCGTGGCTGCTCGCGCAGCAGCCGTGGATCGTGCCGATCCCCGGGACCCGTCACCTCGCGCGTGTCGACGAGAACGCGGCGGCAACGACCGTGCCGCTGTCCGCCGACGAGGTCGCGTTCCTCGACGCCCTCGCCACTCGCGTCGGCGTCCAGGGCAACCGGTACGACGACGCGGGCCTGGCGATGGTCGGCCTCTGA